In a single window of the Pontibacter russatus genome:
- a CDS encoding HepT-like ribonuclease domain-containing protein yields MDEEVQVWLYDILQSIVEVESYFEGMPKELELYRKDIKTKRAVERNLEIIGEAANRILKKHPGFSLIDAKQ; encoded by the coding sequence ATGGATGAGGAAGTGCAGGTATGGCTATATGATATTTTGCAATCCATCGTTGAGGTTGAGAGTTATTTTGAGGGTATGCCGAAAGAACTCGAATTATATCGGAAAGACATCAAAACAAAGCGGGCAGTAGAAAGAAACTTAGAAATTATCGGGGAGGCAGCCAATAGGATTTTGAAAAAGCACCCTGGCTTTTCATTAATAGATGCTAAGCAGTAA
- a CDS encoding nucleotidyltransferase family protein: protein MNPIEANIDKLVALCKKHKVAKLFAFGSIVTDRFNKDSDIDLVVNFEAVDLYDYASNFFDLKYSLEALFNRKVDLLEEKAINNPFFRKAIDTKKKLIYG, encoded by the coding sequence ATGAATCCGATTGAGGCCAACATCGACAAGCTTGTGGCCTTGTGTAAAAAACACAAGGTAGCCAAGTTGTTTGCCTTCGGCTCTATCGTGACCGATAGGTTCAATAAAGACAGCGACATTGATTTGGTAGTTAATTTTGAAGCGGTTGATTTGTACGATTATGCCAGTAACTTCTTTGATTTAAAGTATTCCTTAGAGGCTCTATTTAACCGGAAAGTGGATTTGCTGGAAGAGAAAGCGATCAACAACCCGTTTTTCAGGAAAGCTATCGACACAAAGAAGAAACTGATATATGGATGA
- a CDS encoding acyl-CoA thioesterase produces MAQPAFRTVAYSQTTLTELMIPSYANFGGKIHGGILLSLMDKVAYACAAKHAGNYCVTVSVDGVNFLQPVEVGELVSLLASINYVGNTSLMVGIKVISENVKSGFVKHTNTSYFTMVAKGDDDKPTQVPGLVLESREDARRFLEAIRRRELSRRYQTELANAKTILQVEDGLHLLQHERCQIAF; encoded by the coding sequence ATGGCCCAGCCTGCCTTTCGCACCGTCGCCTATTCCCAAACCACCCTCACCGAGCTGATGATACCGAGCTATGCCAACTTTGGCGGCAAGATACACGGTGGCATCCTGCTCTCGCTGATGGACAAGGTGGCCTATGCCTGTGCCGCCAAGCACGCCGGCAACTACTGCGTCACGGTGTCGGTGGACGGGGTGAACTTTCTGCAGCCGGTGGAGGTGGGCGAACTGGTGTCGCTGCTGGCCTCCATCAACTATGTGGGCAACACCTCGCTGATGGTGGGCATCAAAGTGATTTCGGAGAATGTGAAGTCCGGCTTTGTGAAGCATACCAACACCTCCTACTTCACGATGGTGGCCAAAGGCGACGACGACAAGCCCACGCAGGTGCCCGGCCTTGTACTGGAGAGCAGGGAAGACGCGCGCCGCTTTCTGGAGGCTATCAGGCGCCGCGAACTCTCCCGCCGCTACCAGACCGAGCTTGCCAACGCCAAAACCATCCTGCAGGTGGAGGACGGCCTGCACCTGCTGCAGCACGAGCGCTGCCAGATTGCCTTCTGA
- a CDS encoding DUF721 domain-containing protein: MRYYKKKEEIDRRKADIQPIGESLKALMQAYRLDGKLSEVNIVQSWEKIMGKPIALKTQQLYFKDHKLFVRLTSAPLKHELNMSKSKVIELLNREAGTDAVKDVVFL, encoded by the coding sequence GTGCGCTACTATAAGAAGAAAGAGGAGATTGACAGGCGGAAGGCCGATATACAGCCCATTGGCGAGAGCCTGAAGGCGCTGATGCAGGCGTACCGGCTGGACGGCAAGCTGAGCGAGGTAAACATTGTGCAGAGTTGGGAGAAAATCATGGGCAAGCCCATTGCCCTGAAAACGCAGCAGCTGTACTTCAAGGACCACAAACTCTTTGTGCGGCTCACCTCCGCCCCGCTCAAGCACGAGCTCAACATGTCGAAGAGTAAGGTAATCGAGCTGCTGAACCGCGAGGCAGGCACCGACGCCGTGAAGGATGTGGTGTTTCTGTAG
- a CDS encoding group III truncated hemoglobin: protein MTTKKDITGLEDIKLLVDEFYTLVRHDELLSPIFFYRLNLYWEPHLEKMYTFWNAALFGVRGYTGNPFAKHATMPVEGEHFTRWLALFNTTVDTYFEGPVAEDAKKRALIMATNFERRISGLKGQDKVTLV from the coding sequence ATGACAACGAAAAAGGATATAACCGGCCTGGAGGATATAAAGCTGTTGGTGGACGAGTTTTATACCCTGGTGCGCCACGACGAACTGCTGTCGCCCATTTTCTTTTACCGGCTGAACTTGTACTGGGAGCCGCATCTCGAGAAAATGTACACCTTCTGGAACGCCGCGCTTTTCGGCGTGCGTGGCTACACCGGCAACCCCTTCGCCAAGCACGCCACCATGCCCGTAGAGGGCGAGCACTTCACGCGCTGGCTCGCCCTCTTCAACACCACCGTGGACACTTACTTTGAGGGACCGGTGGCCGAGGACGCGAAGAAGCGAGCTCTGATAATGGCCACAAACTTTGAGCGGCGGATAAGCGGCCTGAAGGGGCAGGACAAGGTAACGCTGGTATAA
- a CDS encoding cytochrome C codes for MEDKSSVIIFVDDDPQPIGSFQSPINFELDTRKLVDGEHLLRIVSKDPSGKEGIRKIPFIVRNGPDINVEGISENEVVDGVLPIMVSAYGKGDQKIFLIEGSETPRSIPNWVWILHIVFGGWAIYYLITQYAIAT; via the coding sequence ATGGAAGACAAAAGCTCTGTTATAATTTTCGTAGATGACGACCCGCAGCCCATTGGCTCCTTTCAATCGCCCATCAACTTTGAGCTGGACACCCGCAAACTGGTAGACGGGGAGCATCTGCTGCGCATCGTCAGCAAGGACCCCTCCGGCAAGGAAGGCATTCGCAAAATTCCGTTTATTGTGCGCAACGGGCCCGATATAAACGTGGAGGGCATCTCTGAGAACGAGGTGGTGGATGGCGTGCTGCCCATTATGGTGAGCGCCTACGGCAAAGGCGACCAGAAGATATTCCTGATAGAGGGCAGCGAAACGCCGCGCAGCATCCCCAACTGGGTGTGGATCCTGCACATCGTGTTCGGCGGCTGGGCCATTTACTATTTAATCACACAATACGCTATTGCCACATGA
- a CDS encoding cupin domain-containing protein, giving the protein MKEIYGNGAYRVLKLSLASGETMPRHFAATDAFIIAQEGKAEIVFPDRSIMLAPGSTLPIPVREPHSLTASEDFTAFVIL; this is encoded by the coding sequence ATGAAAGAAATTTACGGCAACGGGGCTTACAGGGTGCTGAAGCTGAGCCTGGCCAGCGGCGAAACCATGCCGCGCCACTTTGCCGCCACAGACGCCTTTATCATCGCACAGGAAGGGAAGGCGGAAATCGTTTTCCCGGACAGGAGCATCATGCTGGCACCAGGCAGCACCCTGCCCATCCCGGTTCGGGAGCCGCACAGCCTGACGGCCTCAGAGGATTTCACGGCCTTCGTTATATTATAG
- a CDS encoding hexameric tyrosine-coordinated heme protein: protein MQNQEENYLPSLITATPFEGRQLAIKLARKSIGAIQPDAGVRQQLRAAYATDTAQLIASAQVVAVEFQTIAQANNYWKTKD, encoded by the coding sequence ATGCAAAACCAGGAAGAGAACTACCTGCCGAGCCTCATCACGGCCACACCCTTTGAAGGACGCCAGCTGGCCATAAAGCTTGCCCGCAAGTCCATCGGCGCCATCCAGCCGGATGCAGGTGTTCGCCAGCAACTACGGGCCGCTTATGCAACGGACACCGCGCAGCTCATTGCCTCTGCGCAGGTAGTGGCCGTCGAGTTCCAGACGATAGCGCAGGCGAACAACTACTGGAAAACAAAAGACTGA
- a CDS encoding cbb3-type cytochrome c oxidase subunit II produces MMEFFNDYRKLYLSALGLFVFLTILVAIMPAVSNQNNNAPLPNEEALSDAALAGKALYVANGCVACHTQQVRNLEMDAVWGERPSIAADYADEHRTDFWRNTATLMGTERTGPDLANVGNRQPSAEWNLLHLYQPRAVVEQSIMPAYPWLFEVKEELEEGDVEIPVPDGFRTGVKGRIVASEDALNLVAYLQSLKQVELPGTMAAPEFLYKREALPDKVTGDGEDMGLDGAALYAANCQSCHQANGEGLKGAFPPLKDSPIVQDDNPEVLIDVVMNGYDARPEFAVMPAVGDNSNLTAAEVAAIINHERTSWGNNARKVPVEEVQKIMDMLELEAKKQ; encoded by the coding sequence ATGATGGAATTTTTTAACGACTACCGGAAACTGTACCTCTCGGCGCTCGGCCTGTTTGTCTTCCTCACCATACTGGTGGCCATCATGCCCGCCGTCAGTAACCAGAACAACAACGCCCCACTACCAAACGAGGAAGCTCTGAGCGATGCCGCCCTGGCGGGCAAGGCCCTTTATGTGGCCAACGGCTGCGTGGCCTGCCACACCCAGCAGGTGCGCAACCTGGAGATGGACGCCGTGTGGGGCGAGCGCCCCAGCATCGCCGCCGACTACGCCGATGAGCACCGCACCGATTTCTGGCGCAACACCGCCACCCTGATGGGCACCGAGCGCACCGGCCCTGACCTGGCCAACGTGGGCAACCGCCAGCCGAGCGCCGAGTGGAACCTGCTGCACCTGTACCAGCCGCGCGCGGTGGTGGAGCAATCCATTATGCCTGCCTATCCGTGGCTGTTTGAGGTGAAGGAAGAACTGGAGGAAGGAGATGTGGAAATTCCCGTACCCGATGGCTTCCGTACCGGCGTGAAGGGCAGGATAGTGGCCTCCGAGGACGCGCTGAACCTGGTGGCCTACCTGCAGTCGCTGAAGCAGGTGGAGTTGCCGGGGACCATGGCGGCTCCCGAGTTCCTGTACAAGCGAGAGGCGCTGCCGGACAAGGTGACAGGTGACGGCGAAGACATGGGGCTGGATGGCGCGGCGCTTTACGCGGCCAACTGCCAGAGCTGCCACCAGGCCAACGGCGAGGGCCTGAAAGGCGCTTTCCCGCCGCTGAAGGACAGCCCCATCGTGCAGGACGATAACCCGGAAGTGCTGATAGATGTGGTGATGAACGGCTACGACGCGCGGCCGGAGTTCGCGGTGATGCCGGCCGTGGGGGACAACTCGAACCTGACGGCGGCGGAAGTGGCTGCCATCATCAACCACGAGCGCACCAGCTGGGGCAACAATGCCCGCAAAGTGCCGGTGGAGGAAGTGCAGAAAATCATGGACATGCTGGAACTGGAGGCAAAGAAGCAGTAA
- a CDS encoding cupin domain-containing protein produces MEMKEIHANATFKVLKVTLARGEEMPRHYASSDAFLIPQKGKGLLHLPDREVVLEQGGTCHIPDSEPHTLRVLEDFSAFVIMAAGAEIQFTDY; encoded by the coding sequence ATGGAAATGAAAGAAATACACGCCAACGCTACCTTCAAGGTGCTGAAAGTGACCCTGGCCCGGGGAGAGGAAATGCCACGTCACTACGCCTCGTCCGACGCGTTCCTGATCCCGCAGAAAGGCAAAGGCCTGCTGCATCTCCCGGACAGGGAGGTGGTGCTGGAGCAGGGAGGCACCTGCCACATCCCGGACAGCGAGCCCCACACCCTGCGCGTGCTGGAAGATTTCAGCGCCTTCGTTATCATGGCGGCCGGGGCTGAGATTCAGTTCACCGATTATTAA
- a CDS encoding cbb3-type cytochrome c oxidase subunit I — MKAVSLPRIKPSLPFLLRGLFVAVLSFASTAVFAQEGSAAASESLITLPGIVITITLLLIPLVAALLLVVVKANALFKSIRSRKDTEEAARFSEYLKTLNVEQLNALQKDREHQDYHLNNRELAGPFSPEDSRGLLSSISERANIRFIEAKRRALKRPGIDPALSRLILWFLGTATFWLVFGTSVGEYVGIKFVAPDVDQVSWLSFGRLRPVHTNAVFWGWSSLAMLGLGYYVVPRVGNIQIHSLRAGWWTLVLINASVVFGTISLMAGINNGGGEYREYIWPIQLLFGIGLVITLYNYVKTVANRKTTEIYVSNWYIVAAVMFAIVISIVAYVPNYQNGLGETIIQGYYMHQGVGMWFMLFTLGLVYYYLPQQLNKPIYSYSLGILAFWSQIFFYTLIGTHHFVFSAIPWSLQTVAIVGSAGMIIPVVSGTTNFVMTFRGAWHKVAGSYTLPFFIVGIIFYFTGSLQGTAEAFRSTNLIWHFTDFTVAHSHLTMYGIIAFFLWGGIYAIVPRLTQQEPPQLTVGMHFWMAFIGMMFYTVPLMWGGTMRGLMWMEGAPFIESVVMMAPYWLWRAIGGSLMWASHLVFAYNMYRMINPRHTVNINDAAIERLNTKDYELVDIK; from the coding sequence ATGAAAGCAGTTTCTCTCCCCCGGATCAAACCATCTCTCCCCTTTTTGCTCCGGGGCCTGTTTGTGGCGGTGCTAAGCTTTGCCTCCACAGCCGTGTTTGCGCAGGAAGGCAGCGCAGCCGCCAGCGAAAGCCTGATTACGTTGCCGGGCATTGTCATCACCATCACCCTGCTGCTCATACCGCTTGTGGCGGCCCTGCTGCTGGTGGTGGTAAAGGCGAACGCGCTTTTCAAGAGCATCAGGTCCAGGAAAGACACCGAGGAGGCCGCGCGCTTTTCCGAGTACCTGAAGACGCTGAACGTGGAGCAGCTGAACGCGCTGCAGAAAGACAGGGAACACCAGGACTACCATCTCAACAACCGGGAGCTTGCCGGGCCTTTTTCTCCTGAAGACAGCAGGGGGCTGCTGAGCAGCATCAGCGAGCGGGCCAACATCCGTTTTATAGAGGCCAAGCGCAGGGCGCTGAAGCGGCCGGGCATAGACCCCGCGCTCTCCAGGCTGATACTCTGGTTCCTGGGCACCGCCACGTTCTGGCTCGTCTTCGGCACGTCGGTGGGCGAGTATGTGGGCATCAAGTTTGTGGCGCCCGATGTGGACCAGGTGAGTTGGCTGAGCTTCGGGAGGCTGCGGCCGGTGCACACCAACGCTGTGTTCTGGGGCTGGTCGTCGCTGGCCATGCTGGGGCTGGGCTATTACGTGGTGCCCCGGGTCGGCAACATCCAGATACACAGCCTGAGAGCCGGCTGGTGGACGCTTGTCCTTATAAATGCCTCGGTCGTGTTCGGGACCATCTCCCTGATGGCGGGCATCAACAACGGCGGCGGCGAGTACCGCGAGTATATATGGCCTATCCAGTTGCTGTTCGGCATCGGCCTGGTGATTACGCTGTACAACTACGTGAAGACGGTGGCCAACCGCAAAACGACCGAGATCTATGTCTCGAACTGGTACATTGTGGCGGCGGTGATGTTCGCCATCGTCATCTCCATTGTGGCCTACGTGCCCAACTACCAGAACGGCCTCGGCGAAACCATCATCCAGGGCTACTACATGCACCAGGGGGTGGGCATGTGGTTTATGCTCTTCACGCTGGGGCTGGTGTACTACTATCTGCCACAGCAGCTCAACAAGCCCATATACTCCTACAGCCTGGGCATTCTCGCCTTCTGGTCACAGATATTCTTTTACACCCTCATCGGCACGCACCACTTCGTGTTCAGCGCCATTCCGTGGTCGCTGCAGACGGTGGCCATTGTGGGCAGCGCCGGTATGATTATCCCCGTCGTGTCGGGCACCACCAACTTCGTGATGACCTTTCGGGGGGCGTGGCACAAGGTGGCGGGCAGCTACACCCTGCCTTTCTTCATCGTGGGCATCATCTTCTACTTCACGGGCTCGCTGCAGGGCACGGCGGAGGCCTTCCGGAGCACCAACCTCATCTGGCACTTCACCGACTTCACGGTGGCGCACTCGCACCTGACCATGTACGGCATCATCGCCTTCTTCCTGTGGGGCGGCATCTATGCCATCGTGCCGCGGCTCACGCAGCAGGAGCCGCCGCAACTCACCGTGGGCATGCACTTCTGGATGGCCTTTATCGGGATGATGTTCTATACCGTGCCGCTGATGTGGGGCGGCACCATGCGCGGCCTGATGTGGATGGAAGGCGCACCCTTTATCGAGAGCGTGGTGATGATGGCCCCGTACTGGCTGTGGCGCGCCATCGGTGGCTCCCTGATGTGGGCCTCGCACCTGGTGTTTGCCTACAACATGTACCGCATGATTAACCCGCGCCACACCGTGAATATAAATGATGCCGCCATCGAAAGGCTGAACACGAAGGACTATGAACTGGTGGATATAAAATAG